In the genome of Brienomyrus brachyistius isolate T26 chromosome 17, BBRACH_0.4, whole genome shotgun sequence, one region contains:
- the strn4 gene encoding striatin-4 isoform X1 yields MEAERSGGTGGTNANPGGSGAGRNPNGPKPVPGPGTAAAAAAAAVTTATAAVAGAMAGTSQPRDPQEGLSLPGILHFIQFEWGRFQAEKYRWEAERDELRAQVAFLQGERKGQENMKQDLVRRIKMLEYALKQERAKHQKLKAGTEQSSGEKKVEAEAEQVPNGPGEPDAEPANQMSWKEGRQLLRKYLEEVGYSDTILDMRSKRVRSLLDRGSPEVNGPPPAEPPPEPHGAESRLVRQIEEQIKRNAGKESSKERLGASVLDKLPFLRCEDDDDEDDSDEDDDFQGVATDCIDGPRKSRKARVKLGAEPITADLDPEDEEDEDDSEDALGEFDFLGSGEEGEGAGEARISGDGRELENRRNKLQGIISDFPPKPSPPPSVPGQSRATEGGALGFSSDVFILDAVAGGDMNLGELADLTVANDNDLTIDLQDSREEFKKTWNPRFTLRSHFDAIRALTFHPSQAVLLSASEDGTLKLWNLNKAMHSKKNAALDVEPIYTFRAHSGAVLSLAMGQNGESCYSGGLDGTVRCWKIPDLNVDPYDNYDPGIECSVLAGHEDAVWGLTFSSVLQRLASCSADGTVRIWDPQNSNPCLSVFNKAKEHGTPTSVAFVNSDPSQVVVSFDRGETLLYDLNTEQSIMVLETHTKEGSELINCVASHPAQAISITAHENRTIRFLDNKSGKVLHSMVAHLDAVTCLTTDPKGTYLISGSHDCSVRLWTLDNRTCVQEITAHRKKHDEAIHDVAFHPCQPFIASAGADALAKIFV; encoded by the exons atggaggcggaaAGGTCCGGAGGAACGGGCGGCACGAATGCAAATCCGGGAGGGAGCGGCGCAGGGCGCAATCCGAACGGGCCGAAACCTGTGCCAGGGCCGGGGACTGCAGCagcagcggcggcggcggcggtgaCGACGGCAACGGCGGCGGTAGCGGGGGCGATGGCCGGCACCTCTCAGCCCCGGGACCCGCAGGAGGGCCTCTCCTTGCCTGGCATTTTGCATTTCATCCAGTTCGAATGGGGACGTTTCCAAGCAGAAAAATACCGCTGGGAAGCCGAGAGAGACGAACTCCGG GCGCAGGTGGCCTTCCTGCAGGGGGAGAGGAAAGGCCAGGAGAACATGAAGCAGGACTTGGTGAGGAGGATCAAGATGCTGGAGTACGCGCTCAAACAGGAGAG GGCTAAACACCAGAAGCTCAAGGCAGGAACCGAGCAGAGCTCCGGCGAGAAGAAAGTGGAAGCGGAAGCCGAACAAG TTCCCAATGGCCCAGGCGAGCCTGATGCTGAACCGGCCAATCAGATGTCCTGGAAGGAGGGACGTCAACTGCTGCGcaa GTACCTGGAGGAGGTCGGCTACTCCGACACCATCCTGGACATGCGTTCCAAGCGGGTGCGCTCTCTGCTGGACCGCGGCAGCCCTGAGGTGAACGGCCCCCCGCCAGCGGAGCCCCCACCAGAGCCTCACGGCGCGGAGTCTCGGCTCGTCCGCCAGATCGAGGAGCAGATCAAAAG GAATGCTGGGAAGGAGAGTTCGAAGGAGCGTCTGGGTGCCTCGGTGCTGGACAAGCTGCCGTTCCTCCGCTGCGAGGACGACGATGACGAGGACGACAGCGATGAGGATGACGACTTTCAGGGCGTGGCCACCGACTGCATCGACGGGCCGCGTAAGAGCAGGAAGGCCCGAGTCAAG CTGGGGGCGGAGCCCATCACGGCAGACCTTGAcccagaggatgaagaggatgaAGATGACTCAGAGGACGCCCTGGGAGAGTTTGACTTCCTGGGGTCGGGCGAGGAGGGTGAGGGAGCCGGAGAGGCGCGCATATCTGGAGACGGCAGGGAGTTAG AGAACCGCAGGAACAAGCTTCAGGGCATCATTTCAGATTTCCCACCCAAACCTTCTCCACCCCCCTCAGTCCCAGGACAGTCTCGTGCAACTGAAg ggggcgctttGGGCTTCTCCTCGGATGTCTTCATCCTGGATGCAGTCGCGGGTGGAGATATGAACCTGGGTGAACTCGCCGACCTCACCGTCGCCAATGACAATGACCTCACCATCGAC CTGCAGGACAGCCGCGAGGAGTTCAAGAAGACGTGGAACCCGCGCTTCACGCTGCGCAGCCACTTCGACGCCATCCGCGCCTTGACCTTCCACCCCAGCCAGGCCGTCCTGCTGTCGGCTTCCGAGGACGGAACACTGAAGCTGTGGAACCTCAACAAGGCCATGCATTCCAAAAA AAATGCAGCACTGGATGTTGAACCCATCTACACCTTCAGAGCCCACAG TGGGGCGgtgctgtctctggccatgggACAGAATGGCGAGTCGTGTTACAGTGGGGGCCTGGATGGCACCGTACGCTGCTGGAAGATCCCTGACCTCAATGTCGACCCGTACGACAACTACG ATCCCGGGATAGAGTGTAGCGTGCTGGCAGGACACGAGGACGCCGTGTGGGGACTGACGTTCTCCAGTGTGCTCCAGCGTTTGGCTTCCTGCTCTGCTGATGGAACAGTGCGCATTTGGGACCCCCAGAACTCTAAcccctgcctgtctgtgttcaaCAAGGCAAAAG AGCATGGGACTCCGACCTCTGTGGCCTTCGTGAACTCCGACCCCTCCCAGGTGGTGGTGTCTTTCGACCGCGGTGAGACGCTGCTGTATGACCTCAACACAGAGCAGAGCATCATGGTCCTGGAGACACACACCAAGGAGG GGAGCGAGCTGATCAACTGTGTCGCTAGCCACCCCGCGCAGGCGATCTCCATCACCGCCCACGAGAACCGCACCATCCGCTTCCTGGACAACAAGAGTG GCAAAGTTCTACACTCCATGGTAGCTCACCTGGATGCAGTCACCTGTCTGACCACAGACCCCAAAGGCACTTATCTCATCTCTGGCA GCCACGACTGCTCGGTGCGATTGTGGACGCTGGACAACCGGACGTGCGTGCAGGAGATAACGGCTCACAGGAAGAAGCACGACGAGGCGATCCACGACGTGGCCTTCCACCCCTGCCAGCCTTTCATCGCCAGTGCCGGTGCTGACGCCCTCGCCAAGATCTTCGTCTGA
- the LOC125711396 gene encoding fukutin-related protein, whose amino-acid sequence MRISFCQGLLTGAIALNLLILYYVSRAQQQMMEKRRDSGKPSPKKTPLPVSGIGAAGGLAGPVGGGAGGAGNGRNPRVTVLVREFEDFENYVGDVARSFLQRRPEVPFLAVADSVPYPPLALPEGARLLVLSPSPDQPPQAHRPEFHVQTEYVLLVPDGVELEQGRQLERLIRELEGEGGGPVRLVATPVLARSAVQCLHLRVSLREWTVTYTPAASGSSGSVCTALRGDAVILMRSEDLFNLSSPLVRPLLASLFIQTSLRGWKVKLLEGPCFAASHRPLFSSAHNQWKADSRQREATGRLMRDFGIKRLVQPDGKEQWYGCGKETARCFGTVKDDTPEYLYLERWTPPCCLRALRETTKYVINILETAGVRYWLEGGSLLGAARHQDIIPWDYDVDLGIYLEDVPNCEHLKNLDAGSLVDANGYVWERAVEGDFYRVQFSESNHLHVDLWPFYARNGIMTKDTWTEHRQDVEFPEHFLQPLVPMQFAGITAYGPNNHRAFLELKFGEGVVENPQYPNPTKKRLDRSRL is encoded by the coding sequence ATGAGGATCAGTTTCTGCCAGGGCCTCCTCACCGGGGCTATCGCTTTAAACCTCCTGATTCTGTACTATGTTTCCCGGGCCCAACAGCAAATGATGGAGAAGCGGCGGGATTCTGGGAAGCCCTCTCCCAAAAAAACCCCCCTTCCGGTGTCGGGGATTGGGGCCGCCGGAGGACTGGCTggtcctgtggggggtggggccgGGGGGGCGGGAAATGGCCGCAACCCCCGGGTAACAGTGCTGGTGCGCGAGTTTGAGGACTTCGAGAACTACGTGGGCGACGTGGCCCGCTCGTTCCTGCAGCGGAGACCCGAGGTGCCCTTCCTGGCGGTGGCCGACAGTGTACCCTACCCGCCGCTCGCTCTGCCAGAGGGGGCTCGCCTCCTGGtgttgtcccccagccccgatCAGCCCCCGCAGGCTCACCGGCCGGAGTTCCACGTTCAGACCGAGTACGTGCTGCTGGTGCCAGACGGCGTGGAGCTAGAGCAGGGCCGGCAGCTGGAGCGGCTCATCCGAGAGCTGGAGGGAGAGGGGGGTGGCCCCGTGCGACTAGTGGCTACCCCGGTACTGGCCCGCTCTGCCGTGCAGTGCCTGCACCTCCGAGTCAGCTTAAGGGAGTGGACAGTGACCTACACCCCAGCCGCCTCGGGCAGCAGCGGCAGCGTCTGCACGGCCCTGCGGGGGGACGCGGTGATCCTGATGCGCTCCGAGGATCTCTTCAACTTGTCGAGCCCTCTAGTCCGGCCCCTGCTGGCTTCCCTCTTTATACAAACCTCCCTGCGTGGCTGGAAGGTGAAACTCTTGGAGGGGCCCTGCTTCGCCGCCAGTCACCGCCCCCTCTTCAGCTCCGCCCACAACCAATGGAAAGCGGACAGCAGGCAGCGGGAGGCGACCGGCCGACTCATGCGCGACTTCGGCATCAAGCGCCTCGTCCAGCCGGATGGGAAGGAGCAGTGGTACGGCTGCGGCAAGGAGACCGCACGCTGCTTTGGCACGGTCAAAGACGACACGCCCGAGTACCTCTACTTGGAGCGCTGGACTCCGCCCTGCTGCTTGCGCGCCCTGCGCGAGACGACCAAGTACGTCATCAACATCCTGGAGACGGCGGGGGTGCGCTATTGGCTGGAAGGCGGAAGCCTCCTGGGAGCGGCCCGCCACCAGGATATCATCCCCTGGGACTACGACGTTGACCTCGGCATCTACCTGGAGGACGTGCCCAACTGCGAGCACCTGAAAAACCTGGATGCCGGCTCGTTGGTGGATGCCAACGGGTACGTGTGGGAGCGGGCGGTAGAGGGGGATTTTTACCGGGTGCAGTTCAGCGAGTCCAACCACCTGCATGTGGACCTCTGGCCTTTCTACGCCCGCAACGGTATCATGACCAAGGACACCTGGACGGAGCACAGGCAAGACGTCGAGTTCCCCGAACACTTCCTCCAGCCCCTGGTACCCATGCAGTTTGCAGGCATCACTGCCTATGGCCCTAACAACCACCGTGCTTTCCTGGAGCTCAAATTTGGCGAGGGGGTTGTTGAGAACCCTCAGTACCCCAACCCAACGAAAAAGCGACTGGACAGAAGTCGACTCTAA
- the strn4 gene encoding striatin-4 isoform X2: MEAERSGGTGGTNANPGGSGAGRNPNGPKPVPGPGTAAAAAAAAVTTATAAVAGAMAGTSQPRDPQEGLSLPGILHFIQFEWGRFQAEKYRWEAERDELRAQVAFLQGERKGQENMKQDLVRRIKMLEYALKQERAKHQKLKAGTEQSSGEKKVEAEAEQVPNGPGEPDAEPANQMSWKEGRQLLRKYLEEVGYSDTILDMRSKRVRSLLDRGSPEVNGPPPAEPPPEPHGAESRLVRQIEEQIKRNAGKESSKERLGASVLDKLPFLRCEDDDDEDDSDEDDDFQGVATDCIDGPRKSRKARVKLGAEPITADLDPEDEEDEDDSEDALGEFDFLGSGEEENRRNKLQGIISDFPPKPSPPPSVPGQSRATEGGALGFSSDVFILDAVAGGDMNLGELADLTVANDNDLTIDLQDSREEFKKTWNPRFTLRSHFDAIRALTFHPSQAVLLSASEDGTLKLWNLNKAMHSKKNAALDVEPIYTFRAHSGAVLSLAMGQNGESCYSGGLDGTVRCWKIPDLNVDPYDNYDPGIECSVLAGHEDAVWGLTFSSVLQRLASCSADGTVRIWDPQNSNPCLSVFNKAKEHGTPTSVAFVNSDPSQVVVSFDRGETLLYDLNTEQSIMVLETHTKEGSELINCVASHPAQAISITAHENRTIRFLDNKSGKVLHSMVAHLDAVTCLTTDPKGTYLISGSHDCSVRLWTLDNRTCVQEITAHRKKHDEAIHDVAFHPCQPFIASAGADALAKIFV, translated from the exons atggaggcggaaAGGTCCGGAGGAACGGGCGGCACGAATGCAAATCCGGGAGGGAGCGGCGCAGGGCGCAATCCGAACGGGCCGAAACCTGTGCCAGGGCCGGGGACTGCAGCagcagcggcggcggcggcggtgaCGACGGCAACGGCGGCGGTAGCGGGGGCGATGGCCGGCACCTCTCAGCCCCGGGACCCGCAGGAGGGCCTCTCCTTGCCTGGCATTTTGCATTTCATCCAGTTCGAATGGGGACGTTTCCAAGCAGAAAAATACCGCTGGGAAGCCGAGAGAGACGAACTCCGG GCGCAGGTGGCCTTCCTGCAGGGGGAGAGGAAAGGCCAGGAGAACATGAAGCAGGACTTGGTGAGGAGGATCAAGATGCTGGAGTACGCGCTCAAACAGGAGAG GGCTAAACACCAGAAGCTCAAGGCAGGAACCGAGCAGAGCTCCGGCGAGAAGAAAGTGGAAGCGGAAGCCGAACAAG TTCCCAATGGCCCAGGCGAGCCTGATGCTGAACCGGCCAATCAGATGTCCTGGAAGGAGGGACGTCAACTGCTGCGcaa GTACCTGGAGGAGGTCGGCTACTCCGACACCATCCTGGACATGCGTTCCAAGCGGGTGCGCTCTCTGCTGGACCGCGGCAGCCCTGAGGTGAACGGCCCCCCGCCAGCGGAGCCCCCACCAGAGCCTCACGGCGCGGAGTCTCGGCTCGTCCGCCAGATCGAGGAGCAGATCAAAAG GAATGCTGGGAAGGAGAGTTCGAAGGAGCGTCTGGGTGCCTCGGTGCTGGACAAGCTGCCGTTCCTCCGCTGCGAGGACGACGATGACGAGGACGACAGCGATGAGGATGACGACTTTCAGGGCGTGGCCACCGACTGCATCGACGGGCCGCGTAAGAGCAGGAAGGCCCGAGTCAAG CTGGGGGCGGAGCCCATCACGGCAGACCTTGAcccagaggatgaagaggatgaAGATGACTCAGAGGACGCCCTGGGAGAGTTTGACTTCCTGGGGTCGGGCGAGGAGG AGAACCGCAGGAACAAGCTTCAGGGCATCATTTCAGATTTCCCACCCAAACCTTCTCCACCCCCCTCAGTCCCAGGACAGTCTCGTGCAACTGAAg ggggcgctttGGGCTTCTCCTCGGATGTCTTCATCCTGGATGCAGTCGCGGGTGGAGATATGAACCTGGGTGAACTCGCCGACCTCACCGTCGCCAATGACAATGACCTCACCATCGAC CTGCAGGACAGCCGCGAGGAGTTCAAGAAGACGTGGAACCCGCGCTTCACGCTGCGCAGCCACTTCGACGCCATCCGCGCCTTGACCTTCCACCCCAGCCAGGCCGTCCTGCTGTCGGCTTCCGAGGACGGAACACTGAAGCTGTGGAACCTCAACAAGGCCATGCATTCCAAAAA AAATGCAGCACTGGATGTTGAACCCATCTACACCTTCAGAGCCCACAG TGGGGCGgtgctgtctctggccatgggACAGAATGGCGAGTCGTGTTACAGTGGGGGCCTGGATGGCACCGTACGCTGCTGGAAGATCCCTGACCTCAATGTCGACCCGTACGACAACTACG ATCCCGGGATAGAGTGTAGCGTGCTGGCAGGACACGAGGACGCCGTGTGGGGACTGACGTTCTCCAGTGTGCTCCAGCGTTTGGCTTCCTGCTCTGCTGATGGAACAGTGCGCATTTGGGACCCCCAGAACTCTAAcccctgcctgtctgtgttcaaCAAGGCAAAAG AGCATGGGACTCCGACCTCTGTGGCCTTCGTGAACTCCGACCCCTCCCAGGTGGTGGTGTCTTTCGACCGCGGTGAGACGCTGCTGTATGACCTCAACACAGAGCAGAGCATCATGGTCCTGGAGACACACACCAAGGAGG GGAGCGAGCTGATCAACTGTGTCGCTAGCCACCCCGCGCAGGCGATCTCCATCACCGCCCACGAGAACCGCACCATCCGCTTCCTGGACAACAAGAGTG GCAAAGTTCTACACTCCATGGTAGCTCACCTGGATGCAGTCACCTGTCTGACCACAGACCCCAAAGGCACTTATCTCATCTCTGGCA GCCACGACTGCTCGGTGCGATTGTGGACGCTGGACAACCGGACGTGCGTGCAGGAGATAACGGCTCACAGGAAGAAGCACGACGAGGCGATCCACGACGTGGCCTTCCACCCCTGCCAGCCTTTCATCGCCAGTGCCGGTGCTGACGCCCTCGCCAAGATCTTCGTCTGA